The nucleotide sequence CACTCTCTTCCGTGGTCACAGTTCTCTCTGATCTTGACGGCTCAAGCAAAGCAGAAACCCGCGAGGCTGATTCCCGGCCCCATGCCCATATCCTGCCCTGCCATGACGGGGTGCAGGTAGAATTTCTGGTCAAGCCCTGCGGTGATAGCGGGTCCAGCTTCAGGGCTGGCCGGGGCAGCAAGAATGTGCTGACCGAGATTGACGGCATAAAGATCCAGACCGTACGTAATTTTCCAGAGGAAGAAAAGCTGCTTGATGGCGTCATTGCAGCCTGCCCTACCCTGACCCGCATTAACCCGGTGGATGACCAATGGCTGGTTGAAGACCCGGAATATGCCCTGGAGCTCCTCCTGGAGCTGAAAAACTGCGACGATGCCCTGGTTCTGGAATGGCCCCAGGGCGAGAAGTTCTCTGTTCGCAAAGAGACACCTTCCACGGCCTTTTCCCTGCATATTAAAAAAGAACGGGACTGGTTCAAGGCCACCGGCTCTCTGGAGATTAACGACGAACTTTCCCTGGACCTGCAAAAGCTCCTCAGCATGCTTGACCAAGGAACAGGTCGCTTTATTCAGCTGGATGACGGCACCTTTCTCAGTATTACCAAGGCCCTGCGTAAGCGACTGGAAGAGCTGGCTGCCTTTTCGGAGAAACACGGCAAAGGGGTCCGCTTTGCCCCACTTGCGGCCCTGGCCTTAGATGATCTCACCGAGGAAGCAGGTCAGGTCAAATCTGATAAGGCATGGAAACAGCATTGCAAAAATCTACAGGAGGTTGTTCAACCCGAGGTACCTGGCACCTTACAGGCCTCCTTGCGGGACTATCAGCAGACAGGCTTTCACTGGCTGGCCCAGCTCTCCCATTGGGAGGTGGGCGGCTGTCTTGCCGATGACATGGGCCTGGGCAAGACCGTGCAGGCCCTGGCTGCAATCCTGCTCCGGGCAGCACAAGGACCGACCCTGGTGGTTGCGCCCTTATCTGTCACCTCCAACTGGGTGGATGAGGCCCGCCGTTTTGCCCCTACCCTGAATGTGCTTCTGTTCAGATCTGGAAACCGCCAGGAAATGATTGATAATTTGCAGCCCTTTGACCTGGTGATTGTCAGCTATGGCCTGCTCCCTCTTGAAGCGGAACTGCTGACTGCTCCTGACTGGCAGACCGTGGTCCTGGATGAGGCCCAGGCCATTAAGAACATGCAGACCAAACGCTCCAAGGCAGCCATGCAGCTCAAGGCAAAATTTCGTCTGATTACCACGGGTACGCCTGTGGAAAATCATCTCGGCGAACTCTGGACCCTGTTTCATTTCCTCAATCCAGGACTGCTCGGCTCCTTTAAGCGCTTTAATGAAAAATTTGCCAGCCCCATAGAACGCGACCAGGACACAGAAGCCCGCAGCCGACTCCGCAAGCTGATCCGCCCCTTTATTCTCCGCCGCCTGAAAAGTGATGTTCTCCAGGAACTGCCGCCCAAGACCGAGATCAATCTTGAGGTGGAGATGAGCAAGGATGAGTTGGTGCTCTACGAGGCCCAGCGGATCAAGGCTCTGGAAACCATCAGCAACCATGCCGATGAGGAGGGAGCTGGTCAACAGCATCTCCGTATCCTGGCCGAGATCATGAAGCTCCGCCGTCTCTGCTGTAATCCTTCCCTGGTCCTGCCAGACTGCGGGATCAGCAGCTCCAAGCTCAAGGTCTTTGCTGACACCCTGGAAGAACTGCTCACCAATAAGCACAAGGCACTGATCTTTAGCCAGTTTGTTGATCATCTCCAGATCATCAGAGAATTCCTTGAGACAAAGGGGATCAGCTATCAGTATCTTGATGGCTCCACCCCGGTGAAAAAGAGAAAGGAGAGGATTACCCGTTTTCAGAACGGTGAAGGGGATGTCTTCCTGATCAGCCTCAAGGCTGGCGGGGCTGGCCTCAACCTGACAGCAGCAGATTATGTTATCCATATGGATCCCTGGTGGAACCCGGCCGTGGAGGATCAGGCCTCAGACCGCGCCCATAGGATTGGACAGGAACGGCCCGTCACGGTCTATCGGCTGGTGGTCAAGGATTCCATTGAGGAACAAATTGTGACCCTGCATAAGGAGAAACGGGATCTGGCAGACAGCCTGCTGGAGGGCACGGATTCCGCAGGCAAGATTTCTGCCAAGGAATTGTTGGGTTTGTTGCAGGGGGAGAAGTAGGCAGCGGTTATGCTTGCTCCTTATACAAGCCAGATATCCATGCCCGGTGTTGTGAAACCACCGGGCTATTCTCGGCTGTCCCTCCAAACAAGCAGGAGCTAATCCTCCTGTTGTATTGCATATCACGTTTCATACCTCAACGATTTGCAAACCAAATCGCATAATCTTTCACCGGCTGATAGTTGAACGAGGATTTATCCAGCACTTTCAAGTCACAGAAAGGAAATACATACTCACTGCGCCCATGACGTAGCGACGCCAATATCCCTTGGGGATCTACAATCTCATCCATACTCGTTACTTTTACCTTATCTCCTTCTCGTAACGGTCCTCTTTCCTGCCACTCAAGGACCTCTGCCTTAAAGGGAAATTCCAGCACCTCCTGAAAATGTTTCTGCCAGGCCTTGTAGGCCGCCCATTCACTTTCGTCTTCAGCCTTGTCCAGGACAGCCTGTATCCTCCTGCCTTCTTCACATAAACAAGCCCATTTATGCTTACTTGTAAGCACATCAATTGCTTCCTGGACATCATCTTCGCTATCTCTGGGCGTTGTTTGTTCAACGTCTTGCAGAAGAAGAAACATCTTGGTCCAGTCAAGCCCTTCTTCTTCACTCTGGACAATCGTTTCAGCAGGCATCTGCTGGAGTGTCAGGCTATCCCAATCTATTAAGATCAAGTTGTCTTCTTCATCAACTTCAGCGATCCGCCCTTGCCACCCGCCGATGACAATATCCCAATCAGGGTCTCGCACATCCGGTTTAACAACGACAGAATCAGCCAATTGGAGTTTGTTTCCTTCCATAATGAACCTCACCAGATCAAAAGTTATTTCCCAAGATATTATCCTGTTTTCACTTGGCGTCAAGAAAGAGTATAGGATTTTATCTGATAAAACAGCACAGACAATCTCGATCATACGTATGAGGTTATCTTCTCAGCACATGCGAGCTGAACTGGAAAGCACGGTGACTTTTCCTGCATAGCGAAAGGGAGCATAAACGGCCTATGCCAAGCTCTGGCAGAGACCGCTAACATGCTCTTTTTGGGACAACTTAGGTGGGAAGGGGTTGGTGACGTAAGTCTGGAATCAGAGAAATGCTATTTGCTGCTCTTGCGATACCCATGACTAAAGCCCGCATCATAGAGTTTGGAAGCAGCTGTGGGATCATCGGATAAGGCCTGCCCCACCACGATCATAGCGGTCTTACGGATATCAGATGCCCTGACTATAGCAGCAATATCCGCCAAGGTGCCGCGAATAATATGCTGATTCGGCCAGGAGGCCTTTTCCACCACTGCAATAGGGGTATCCCCGGAATACCCCCCCGCGATAAGTTCCTCAACCACCTTATCTATCATGGACACTGAGAGAAAGATACACATGGAGGCCTGGATCGCGGCCAGATTACGCAAAGATTCCTGCTCAGGAACCGGGGTCCGACCTGCCTGCCGGGTAAAAATCACGGTCTGACTGACCTCAGGCACGGTGAGTTCCGCCTGCAAGGCCGCAGCCGCTGCCAAGGCTGAACTGACCCCAGGTACCACCTGATAAGGGATACCTTTTTTCGACAGGCCCTGCATCTGCTCCCGGGTGGCCCCGTAAATGGCCGGGTCACCGGTATGGAGGCGCACGGCCTTTTTGCCCGCCTGCCAGGCGTCACACAGTACGGTAAGGACTTCATCCAGGGTCATGGAGGCAGAATCATGGATCTCTGCCTGCACGCCATCAAGCAGAACCGGATTCACCAGGCTGCCTGCATAGACAATGACATCGGCCTCATCCAGCAGACGCCGTCCCTTAACAGTGATGAGCTCGGGGTCGCCGGGCCCGGCCCCGAGAAAGACAACAGGAGTACTCATGATGCAACCTTGTTTATTTGTTTTTTGCGGACCAGCAGGGTGGAGAAATAATGGAGCTCCTTGTCTGCTGCCTCGCGGATATCAGTATAGATGTGCTGGTCGTCCATACCGCAACGCTCCAGCAGCACGGCTTTATCAGTCAGGCCCAGCTCATCAAGCAAGGCAATCACTGCGGGTAAACGGCGAAAGACCTTCATCAGCACCACCGCATCAGAGGTCTGCAGGATATCACGCAGGCGTGCATCGTCAAAGGCCGCAGGTACCACAGAAAGCACGTCATCGCCCAATCCCAGGGGGGCATTGACCTGAGCAGAGCAGGCGGACATCGCGGTGATGCCTGGTATAATCGTTACCGGCAAGTCATGACAGACCTCCTGCAGGGTATTGAGCAGATAAAAGGAGGTGGAATAAAGGCCCGGATCTCCCAGGGTGGGAAAAGCAACGTCCTCGCCCTGCTCAAGACGCTCCAGCACGATCCGGGCAGCCTTCTGCCAGCCCTGCTGCACCTCAGGATCATGTTCCTGCTCCAGGCGGATCTTCTTCATAGGAAAACGAACCTCCAGAACCTCCTTGTCAGCAGCCCCGACCATTGCCGAGGCGATCTGCAAGGCAGCACTGGCCCCGTCCGTCTTTGCCTTGGGTGCCACCCAGACCCTGGTCTGATCAAGGGTTCGCACCGCCTTATAGGTCATGAGCTCTGGATCACCAGGTCCAACACCGACAAGATAAAGACGGCCTGTCTGTCCTGTTGTCATACTCATACTGCCTCACGAGTGCAGGATTTTTTCACAACGTGCTTCTCTCGCATCTCCCTCTTCTTCCCCTCTTATCTTTCTTGCTTGTCTTTGGTTTGCATGGATGGGACCTCTTCCAGTCCTTCCTGCTCCGTATCATGGTTGTTATTATGTTTGTTATTGTCCAGGACCTGACGGATTTTAACGACCAGCTGTTTTTTAGAAAACGGCTTTTGCAGACACTGATTACTCGATTCTATTAAGACACCGGAATGAGCCATCACGTCTGCTGAGTAACCAGACATATACAGGTATTTTATATTCGGACAGATGGACATAAGGACCTTCACCAACTTCTGCCCATTCATTTCAGGCATAATCACATCGGTCAGAACAAGATCAATCTTTCCAGCATGGGCCCTGGCTACCCGAAGAGCCTTTCCCGGAAGTATAGTCGGCAGCACTGTGTAGCCCTGTTCCCTGAGCATTGCAGCCGTCATTTGCAGGATATTGGGTTCATCTTCCACCAGCAGAATGGTCTCATTACCTTTGAGGCCAGTGTTCATGGGTGGCTTGTCAACAGACAGTTCCACTGTTTCAGCAATGTACCTGGGCAAATAGATATTAAAGGTCGTGCCCTGACCCGGCTTACTGTCAACAGCAATAAAGCCATTATTTTGCTTCACGATGCCATAGACCGTTGCCAGACCGAGACCGGTGCCTTTGCCATGTTCTTTGGTGGTGAAAAAAGGTTCAAAGATGTTGGCCAATATTTCTTTGACCATGCCATGTCCGTTATCGCTGACTGAGAGTTGGACAAAATCACCTTCCAGAGCATCAGGATGGACAGCGCAGTACTGCTGGTCAAAGCTCATCATGCCTGTCTCAACCGTGATCCTGCCGCCCCCAACTATGGCATCCCTTGAATTAACGCAGAGGTTGGCCAGAATCTGATCAATCTGTGTCGGATCCATTTCCACGGGCCAGAGGTCTTGAGCAGGTTGCCAGACCAAGTCAATGTCTTCACCGATGATCCGACGTAACATACTGATACTTCTCTGCGCATTATGATTCAGATCCAAAACCCGAGGTTCAATGATCTGCTTTCTGGCAAAGGTCAACAGCTGTTTAACCAATTCAGCTGAGAGATCAACCGTTTTCAGCACTTCCTGAAGATTACGATATACAGAGCCATCCGGGTCCACCTTATCCATAGCGCACTGGGTATAGCCCATGATGACATGTAGCATATTGTTAAAATCATGCGCTACCCCTCCGGCCAAGCGACCGATGGCCTCCACCTTTTTGATTTCGTGCAGCTTATCTTCCAATTGCTGACGCTCTTTTTCGGCCCGGGCTTTGTACAGGGTCATCTCCAGCATGGCAAAGAGTTCGCGTTCATGAAAGGGTTTGATAAGATAGCCGAACGAACCGGTCTCTTTGGCCCTATGGAGAAGATTATCATCGCTGTAGGCGGACAGAAAAATGACCGGGATGGCAAGGCAGCTGTGGATCTGGGCTGCGGCCTCAATGCCATCCATTTCACCGCGCAGCTTGATATCCATCAGCACGGCGTCTGGCTGCTCAATGCTCGCCTGAGCAATTGCATCTTCGCCTGAAGATGCAATGGAGGTAACCTGATATCCACTCTGTTCCAGACATTCTCGACAGTCCTCAGCCACCGTGGTGTTGTCTTCAACGATCATGATCTTAGCGGCATCCATCTGTTTTTTTCCTTGTTATTTATTATGCATGAGAATAGGTAGGTGAAGCAGTTGATCAGGCTTCCCACCTTTCATGTTTTTGTTATCCCAGCCTGCTGGGTCAGGATGGGAATTTTATATGAAAGTACCGACGACTCCTTGGAGTCGTCCGATCAACCTTCATGCTTTGTTGTCCCTCTCCAGAGGGGAGGGATAGGAGTTATATGGTATTTGTTTTTGCACAGGTGAAACGAATGACAAACTCTGTCCCAGCTTCATGTTCCACCTTAATGCTTCCGCCCAGCTCATGGGTAACAATACCTACCACCAGCCGAAGGCCAAGAGAAGAAACATTCTGGAGATCAATCTCCGGGGGTAATCCGCTTCCGTTGTCGGTAACAGTCAGCTCAATAATATCGGCCTTATCTTCAGGCACGGTCAGACAGATCGAT is from Candidatus Electrothrix sp. GW3-4 and encodes:
- a CDS encoding DEAD/DEAH box helicase, which translates into the protein MSVSQKTSSDLEAPYLALEPIQKTIIRILAVNVEPCAAKRVLDCLKKLGFTCPETDAPYRAQDLQPLQKELIAKGLLDKSNKGLACPESIGQTVVRNCLADGEFSRIAEAVQTHMLAGLFPFQVQLNSYKQYARSMQMALFNGSSIEEVYSVLGNVNKYFHDTPPEESIFLHLLARPFSPQVIEAIKPAMRLSVLGLLLNAAKDRLEPAEKIVDYMLTSFSDSLCNNPESISLIAYFILCGKVENALSLIKKLPQERELEPLSRTGWLSFLSGKYEEARTYFEQNLQLFKKMSRRKKVFFQNEIGLIHLLTLLEGNDSTLLHQGLDYIEIVKKHNYSYAALAEAMKSVFQQQLGLDDIETYRGALNTFDNDPLQFLIFMLILFWTDKAKVKSENAYIADLRDKAKKNGYLWLAAEFSSLLAGLNINKNSNTIQAKELHDSCGTVTCIGLVKKVPKWEKTLNGLLALTDSAGPQHVAAEQRLIWLFEYRPHSQSCFLTPKLQKITKKGTWTKGRQVGLKNLHNNYQTMEGLTAQDRQVCQAIHQEYYSGWYGYSSEYEIDYDQALPALVGHPLLFLEDRPDIQVELILSEPKLEIREEDGKLRLALSPRPPSAQDETTKVAKDTPTRFKIYRFTEQHREIGKYLGKGMSIPKAGAKKAQQVVESLSSVVTVLSDLDGSSKAETREADSRPHAHILPCHDGVQVEFLVKPCGDSGSSFRAGRGSKNVLTEIDGIKIQTVRNFPEEEKLLDGVIAACPTLTRINPVDDQWLVEDPEYALELLLELKNCDDALVLEWPQGEKFSVRKETPSTAFSLHIKKERDWFKATGSLEINDELSLDLQKLLSMLDQGTGRFIQLDDGTFLSITKALRKRLEELAAFSEKHGKGVRFAPLAALALDDLTEEAGQVKSDKAWKQHCKNLQEVVQPEVPGTLQASLRDYQQTGFHWLAQLSHWEVGGCLADDMGLGKTVQALAAILLRAAQGPTLVVAPLSVTSNWVDEARRFAPTLNVLLFRSGNRQEMIDNLQPFDLVIVSYGLLPLEAELLTAPDWQTVVLDEAQAIKNMQTKRSKAAMQLKAKFRLITTGTPVENHLGELWTLFHFLNPGLLGSFKRFNEKFASPIERDQDTEARSRLRKLIRPFILRRLKSDVLQELPPKTEINLEVEMSKDELVLYEAQRIKALETISNHADEEGAGQQHLRILAEIMKLRRLCCNPSLVLPDCGISSSKLKVFADTLEELLTNKHKALIFSQFVDHLQIIREFLETKGISYQYLDGSTPVKKRKERITRFQNGEGDVFLISLKAGGAGLNLTAADYVIHMDPWWNPAVEDQASDRAHRIGQERPVTVYRLVVKDSIEEQIVTLHKEKRDLADSLLEGTDSAGKISAKELLGLLQGEK
- a CDS encoding calcium-binding protein, with protein sequence MEGNKLQLADSVVVKPDVRDPDWDIVIGGWQGRIAEVDEEDNLILIDWDSLTLQQMPAETIVQSEEEGLDWTKMFLLLQDVEQTTPRDSEDDVQEAIDVLTSKHKWACLCEEGRRIQAVLDKAEDESEWAAYKAWQKHFQEVLEFPFKAEVLEWQERGPLREGDKVKVTSMDEIVDPQGILASLRHGRSEYVFPFCDLKVLDKSSFNYQPVKDYAIWFANR
- the cobM gene encoding precorrin-4 C(11)-methyltransferase; this encodes MSTPVVFLGAGPGDPELITVKGRRLLDEADVIVYAGSLVNPVLLDGVQAEIHDSASMTLDEVLTVLCDAWQAGKKAVRLHTGDPAIYGATREQMQGLSKKGIPYQVVPGVSSALAAAAALQAELTVPEVSQTVIFTRQAGRTPVPEQESLRNLAAIQASMCIFLSVSMIDKVVEELIAGGYSGDTPIAVVEKASWPNQHIIRGTLADIAAIVRASDIRKTAMIVVGQALSDDPTAASKLYDAGFSHGYRKSSK
- the cobI gene encoding precorrin-2 C(20)-methyltransferase, coding for MSMTTGQTGRLYLVGVGPGDPELMTYKAVRTLDQTRVWVAPKAKTDGASAALQIASAMVGAADKEVLEVRFPMKKIRLEQEHDPEVQQGWQKAARIVLERLEQGEDVAFPTLGDPGLYSTSFYLLNTLQEVCHDLPVTIIPGITAMSACSAQVNAPLGLGDDVLSVVPAAFDDARLRDILQTSDAVVLMKVFRRLPAVIALLDELGLTDKAVLLERCGMDDQHIYTDIREAADKELHYFSTLLVRKKQINKVAS
- a CDS encoding response regulator, giving the protein MDAAKIMIVEDNTTVAEDCRECLEQSGYQVTSIASSGEDAIAQASIEQPDAVLMDIKLRGEMDGIEAAAQIHSCLAIPVIFLSAYSDDNLLHRAKETGSFGYLIKPFHERELFAMLEMTLYKARAEKERQQLEDKLHEIKKVEAIGRLAGGVAHDFNNMLHVIMGYTQCAMDKVDPDGSVYRNLQEVLKTVDLSAELVKQLLTFARKQIIEPRVLDLNHNAQRSISMLRRIIGEDIDLVWQPAQDLWPVEMDPTQIDQILANLCVNSRDAIVGGGRITVETGMMSFDQQYCAVHPDALEGDFVQLSVSDNGHGMVKEILANIFEPFFTTKEHGKGTGLGLATVYGIVKQNNGFIAVDSKPGQGTTFNIYLPRYIAETVELSVDKPPMNTGLKGNETILLVEDEPNILQMTAAMLREQGYTVLPTILPGKALRVARAHAGKIDLVLTDVIMPEMNGQKLVKVLMSICPNIKYLYMSGYSADVMAHSGVLIESSNQCLQKPFSKKQLVVKIRQVLDNNKHNNNHDTEQEGLEEVPSMQTKDKQER